From Ptychodera flava strain L36383 unplaced genomic scaffold, AS_Pfla_20210202 Scaffold_55__1_contigs__length_887147_pilon, whole genome shotgun sequence, a single genomic window includes:
- the LOC139128483 gene encoding transcription termination factor 3, mitochondrial-like: protein MRFSAKECKALVLSQPRVLQTGRYKLLSTFDYLHNTVGITHTQFVQFPQVFRSSLPRIKERHQYLVKLGRVQYDPTKPEYVSLEALFKQPDEVFCKDVAKTSILESTTS from the exons ATGCGATTCTCTGCCAAGGAATGTAAAGCCTTAGTTCTGAGCCAACCCAGAGTTCTACAGACAG GAAGATACAAGCTGCTGAGTACCTTTGATTATCTCCATAACACAGTTGGTATTACACATACACAGTTCGTTCAGTTTCCTCAAGTCTTCAGATCAAGTCTTCCAAGGATCAAAGAAAGGCATCAG TATCTGGTAAAGTTGGGGCGTGTTCAGTATGATCCTACCAAACCTGAATATGTTTCTCTGGAAGCATTGTTCAAGCAACCTGATGAAGTCTTCTGTAAAGATGTTGCCAAGACATCTATCTTGGAATCAACAACTTCTTAA